TCTTTTACTAATAAATCCATTAATGGTTCAAGGCTATCACTTTCATCTTCAAGGTTAAGTTTTGCAATACCATCACGAGCAATAGCATATACAACAGGGAAATCAAGCTGATCATCATCAGCACCGAGTTCCATGAATAATTCCAGAATTTCATCATAAACATCATCGATACGCTGGTCAGGACGGTCGATTTTATTGATGACAACAATAGGTTTTAAACCTTGTTCTAAAGCTTTACGTAAAACATATTTAGTCTGAGGCATAGGACCTTCAGAAGCATCAACAAGCAAAAGGACACCATCAACCATGTTGAGTACACGTTCAACTTCGCCACCAAAATCGGCATGGCCCGGTGTATCAACAATATTGATTTTAATATCTTTATACATTACAGCTGTATTTTTGGACAAAATGGTAATACCGCGTTCACGTTCAAGCGCATTAGAATCCATTACACGTTCTGCTACTTGTTCATTAGCACGGAAAATATGACTTTGTTTAAGCATAGCATCAACAAGAGTAGTTTTACCGTGGTCAACATGAGCTATGATAGCGACATTTCTCAATTTGTTGTTAGTATACAAAAAAAATTCCTCCTAATGTATCAATGATATAGTTATATTTTAAAAGTATCTTTTTATTAGTGTAGTATATCCATATATTTATGTCAAATATTAATTTACTTTGTAATAGTATTTATTGCGATAATTATGGTTCTTCAAGTGAAATATTACCGAGTTTACCAGCGCGAAAATCTTTTAAAATAGCAATTGCTGTTTTTTCTGTATCAATCACGCCGCCTTTTTGTAAAAAGCCTCGTTTTTTACCAACAAGTGCAAATAACTCTTCACTTGTCTGTGGCAATTCAGTTATTTTATAACGCTCCATTATATTTTGTCCATAGCGGTCTTTTAAACGCCAAATCAAAAGTTGTGCCGCATGTTCAATATCATAGACTTCATCGCTAATAGCTCCTGTAAAAGCTAAATTTAAACCTACTTCTGGGTCTTCAAATTTAGGCCATAAAATACCTGGTGTATCCAACAAGTCAAGATTATTTTTAATTTTAATCCATTGTTTAGCACGTGTAACACCTGGTTTATCGGCCGTTTTAAGTGAAGCACTACCTGATAGGCGATTTATTAGTGAAGATTTACCAACATTCGGTATTCCTACAATCATAACACGAGCATTGCGCGGTTTAGCACCTTTACTAGCAAATTTAGCAGTTTTACTTTTTGCAAGTTCATCTGCTTTAGTAACGAGTTGGCGAATGCCTTTACCATTTAATGAATTTATTTTTACAACGGATTTACCTAATGAAGTAAAATATTCTTCCCATTCATTATTAATAGCATTATCTGCTAAATCAATTTTATTCAAAGCAATGAGATGAGGTTTACTTCCTATTAAATCTTTTAAAATTGGATTGGCACTGCTACGCGGAATACGAGCATCTAAAAGTTCTATGACTACATCAACCAACTTTAAATTTTCTATGATGATACGCTTTGCCTTAGCCATATGACCAGGATACCAGTTAAGTTGCGCAAGTGTTCCTAAATCGTCCATATTCAAACCTCCTTATAAAATTTATATATACGACAAATAAACTCAACAAAAAAGGCACTGCTTTAAAATAAAAAACAGTGTCTATTAATATATTATATACCATATTCATTACAAAATCAAAAAATTATAGTACATTAAAATGTTTCAATGCATTTAAAATGCCATCATTATCTACATCGGTCGTCACATAATCAGCAATAGATTTTACATCATCAGAAGCATTTCCCATAGCTACACCAATTTTAGCAAATTCCAACATTTCCTTATCATTACCGCCATCGCCGAATGCCATGCATTCATCAATATCTATGCCGTAATAATCCAAAACGTATTTAATGCCCGTCGCCTTTCCGCCGTCCTTCGGAATTATATCACCGACGAAAGGGCACCATCTGACCGAGCGGCAGTTCGGCATCATCTTTAAAATAGGAGCTTCGTCTTCTTCCGGTAAGAATAAATTCAGTTGATATGTTTTGTGCGTATATATACGTTGCATACTGTCGACAAATCTTTTCGGTGCAGTACCCCCAAGAGCTTTATCAAAATCATCCAGATACTGATTGCGCAGATTGTAATAGAAATAATCAAGCTCAATGAAACCGCAGGCAATATCCTTATCCTTGAAATAATCCGTTAAAACGGTCAAATCGTTTTTATCAAGTGTCTGTTCGTGAATAATATTGTCATTTTTATCATAACAGTACTGCCCGTTCAACGTGATGTATCCGTCAAATAAATCATGCAGTTCCTTCGTCAAAAATTTGATATCCGCAGGAGGACGACCCGTGCAGATGAATAATTTAATACCTTTATTATGAAGCTCGTTCAGTGCTTTTATTGTCGATTGCGGAATTTTATGCGTTTTAAAACTGATTAATGTTCCGTCTATATCGAAAAAAATCGCTTTTACCATATAATTATCAGCCTACTTTCGTTGAAATACATAATCAGTATAATAAAATTCTCGCCAAATAACAAGAATAATATTTTTCATTCATATCGGCTATAATGAGGCACTACTTAAAATCTAAAAAAAGCAAAACAGTTTATGCTTTTATTTCTGCTGTAATTGATGCAATGTACGCTGTCTGTATTTTCTTTCCGATAGAGCATGCCGCAGCCGCTTGCAATTAAGCGTATCAAAATATTTTCTGGCCACAATGTTGGGCAGAGCGACGCCGACTGTAATGGCCAATATGACCAATGTGGCATTTACGCCGCTTTGTACGGCCGACAGTAACTCGCTTGCATTTAAGGCATCTATATCTATGATATTAAACAACAGGCGGTACATGAAAATTCCCGGCATTAAGGCAATCGCAGACGGAATAACCAATACGTGCGTGGGTACATGAAACCAGTGTACTGCCTTCAATGCAATAATGCTGATAGCCAGTGCCCCTAAAAAAGTTCCTATCGGCATGCCGACTCCCAGTAAATCCATGGATACGGTACGGACACAGACACAGATTATGCCGCCGATACCGACAATTAACAAAAGGCGCGGCGGCACATCGAACATGGTGGAAAAACCAGCTGAAGCGATAAATGCTGAAAATACATAAATAATATAAGACTGATGACTTATCATCTCTATATGCGTAAAATCTGTAACATTAAAAATTTTAATTGCAAATAATATACCAAAGGTCATAGCTCCTACCATTAAAAGCGTATTCATGGCACGCGTCATACCCGCTGTGATATATCCATCAAGCATATCCTCTAAGGCATTTATCATAGGAACACCAGGAACTATAAAAATAGCACATGCAAGCATAGGATACCAAGGCGTAGAACTAAATGGCAAAAAATGCATGAAATAGGCAACTGTTGTCGCAACAAAAGAAGAAATCTGTATTGCTACATATGGATTGATTTTGCTTTTAACACATACTTTTCTAACAAAAAAACCAATAAAAGCAGCAAATGCCGTATACAGTGCAGCTACTAAATCACAGCCAAACATTTTGCCAACTCCACCGCAGGCAAGTGCAGCACCTAAGTTTATGATAAATGAAGTATATTTATTTTTCTTTTTAACAATTTGTTCGAGTTGATAACGAAATTGTTCTAATGAGAAATCTTTTTCAATTGCTTCCCATGTCAACTTACTGACTTCAGATATTACATGCATATCAACATTATGTTGTTGGCACTTTTGCAACTTCGTTAAATGGTAGTTATTCTCACTAACAGTAATCATTATCGTTGTATACGTTATGTGTATCTGTATTTGCTCATCGAATATATTAGCAAATGCTGCTGTTCTCTTCATAGAGCGTACAATTCTATTCGTATCAGCAGAGTTTTCCATTAAAAGTTGCCCAACTCTTAAAATAAGCTGTGCCTTAGCATTAAGTTCTATATATTTTTTATCTATCATAAATTTCCCCTACTCAAATCATATATATTTATATTATAACCTGTCTTAATAAATTAATAGATAAATCTATGTAAAAAATAAATATTTATGTAAATAGAACTTTTATATTTTAATATCTATAAAATATAATCATATTTATATTATACACAATAAACTTACATTTAAATGAAAACATACAATAACTAACAATATAAATGTAGTAAAAAACAGCCTTAAAGCATAAAGCTAAAAGGCTGTTTCATACGTTTTATACGCGCGTATTAAATTACAAAATCAAAATCAGATAGTATGAACGCGAATTGTGCTTGTGCTACCTTCGCCAAATTTCATACCAGAAGTGATGATTGTTTTATCGCCTTGTTTTACAATGCCTTTGCGAACAGCAGCAGCAGTTGCAGTTGCGATCATTTCATCAACATCATCCCATGCTTTACCTTCAACAGGGATAACGCCCCAACGTAAGTTGAGATGACGAGCAACGCGTTCGCTAGGAGTGTAAGCAACGATTGTAGCTTTTGGACGATATTTGGAAACTACTTTAGAAGTGTAACCGCTTTCAGTTGGAGTGATGATAGCTTCTGCACTGAGTTCATAAGCCATCTGAACTGTAGCATGAGCGATAACGTCTGTAGTAGTGATATTGTGATGAGTGAAGCCTTTAGAAATAAAGATTTCTTTGTATTCAAGAGCTTGTTCAACACGTTTAGCAATAGTGTTCATAGTGGAAACAGCTTCTAATGGATAATCACCATTTGCGGATTCACCGGAAAGCATGATAGCATCTGCACCGTCGAAGATTGCATTAGCAACGTCGGAAGCTTCTGCACGAGTTGGACGTGGGTTAGCAGTCATGGATTCAAGCATCTGAGTTGCAACGATAACTGGTTTACCGAGTTTGTTACATTTTTTGATGATATCTTTCTGAATAAGAGGAACTTCTTCAGCTGGCATTTCAACACCGAGGTCACCACGAGCAACCATGATACCATCAGATGCAGCGATGATAGCATCGATATTTTTAACAGCTTCAACACATTCGATTTTGGAAATAATTTCCATGTGTCCACCATGTTCTTTAATTAAAGAACGAATAGCTTCTACGTCTTCAGCACGCTGAATGAAAGAAGCAGCGACAAAGTCCATGTCATGTTCGATACCGAAGATGATATCGTTTCTGTCTTGTTCGGAAATAGCTGGAAGACCTAAAGATACGCCAGGAGCAGCAGCACGTTTACGAGTGCTCATAGGTCCATCATTCAAAATAGTAGTAACAATGTCTTTACCTACGATTTCGTCAACATGAAGACCAACGAGACCATCGGATAATAACAAAGTATTACCAGGTTTTACTTCAGTGTAAAGTTTTTTATGATTGATGGAAACATGTGTTTCATCACCTGGAATGTCTTCATTAGTTAAAGTGAATTTGTTGCCTGCTTTAAGGAATACTTTACCTTCAGCAAAATCGCCAAGACGCATTTCAGGTCCTTTTGTATCAAGCATTAAAGAAACAGTTACGCCAAGTTTTTTAGCAGTTTCTTTTACTTGATTAATGCGAGTTTCATGTTCTGCATAGTCACCATGAGAGAAATTGAAACGAGCAACGTTCATGCCATTTTCAATAACTTTTTCTAAAAGGCCATCGCCTTTATCATAGTTAGGACCCATTGTGCAAACGACTTTTGTTTTCTTTAACATTTTTAAAATCCCCACCTAAATAAAATTTTTTATTTACTCATTGCTTCCTGTACAGCTACAGCTACGGCTACGCTAGCACCAACCATAGGATTGTTACCCATGCCGATGAGACCCATCATTTCAACATGAGCAGGTACGGAAGAAGAACCAGCAAACTGAGCATCAGAATGCATACGACCCATAGTATCAGTCATACCATAGGAAGCAGGACCTGCTGCCATGTTATCTGGATGAAGTGTTCTACCAGTACCGCCGCCGGATGCAACGGAGAAGTATTTTTTACCCTTTTCAATGCATTCTTTTTTGTAGCAGCCTGCTACTGGATGCTGGAAACGGGTTGGGTTTGTAGAGTTACCAGTAATAGAGATGTCAACATCTTCTTTATGCATGATGGCAACACCTTCTTGAACGCTATCTGCACCATAGCATTTAATAGCAGCACGTTCACCAGTAGAATAAGGAGTTTCCTTAACTACATTGAGGTCACCAGTTGCATAATCATACTGAGTTTGAACATAAGTGAAACCATTTATACGAGAAATAATCTGAGCAGCATCTTTGCCAAGACCATTTAAGATAACTTTCAAAGGAGTAGTTCTAACTTTATTTGCAGTTCTAGCGATACCAATAGCACCTTCAGCTGCAGCAAAAGATTCATGACCTGCGAGGAATGCAAAGCATTTTGCATCTTCACTTAAAAGCATGGAAGCAAGGTTACCATGACCTAAACCTACTTTTCTGTTTTCAGCAACAGAACCAGGAATACAGAAAGCTTGAAGACCTTCACCAATAACTTTAGCAGCATCTACAGCTTTTGTGCAACCTTTTTTAATTGCCATAGCTGCACCTACAGTGTAAGCCCAGCAAGCGTTTTCAAAGCAAATTGGCTGAATACCTCTAACGATAGCAGCTACATCAATGCCTTTATCGTCACAGATTTTTTTAGCTTCTTCAAGAGAAGAAATACCATAGCCGTCTAAAGCTTTGTTAATTTTATCAATACGACGTTCGTAACTTTCAAACAATGCCATTTAATTTCATTCCTTCCTAAATTTATTATTCTTTACGAGGGTCTACGTATCTTGCAGCTTCAGCAAAACGACCATAAGTACCTTTTGCTTTTTCTAAAGCTTCTTGAGCAGGAATACCTTTTTTAGTAATCATTTCCATCATTTTGCCGAGGTGAACGAATTCATAACCGATGATACGGTCTTCTGCATCAAGAGCAATTCTTGTTACATAACCTTCAGCAAGTTCAAGATAACGGGAACCTTTTGCAAGTGTACCATACATAGTACCAACCTGGCTTCTTAAACCTTTACCAAGGTCTTCAAGGCCAGCACCGATTGGAAGACCGCCTTCGGAGAATGCAGTCTGAGTTCTACCATATACGATCTGGAGGAATAATTCTCTCATAGCAGTATTGATAGCATCACAAACAAGGTCAGTGTTTAATGCTTCAAGAATAGTTTTACCAGGAAGAATTTCGGAAGCCATAGCTGCGGAATGAGTCATACCGGAGCAACCAATAGTTTCAACTAATGCTTCTTGGATAACGCCATCTTTAACATTGAGTGTTAATTTGCAAGCACCCTGTTGAGGAGCACACCAGCCAACACCATGAGTTAAACCACTGATATCTTTGATTTCTTTAGCCTGTACCCATTTACCTTCTTCAGGAATTGGAGCTGGGCCATGTTTTTCAATGCCTTTTGCCACACATGTCATGTTAGACACTTCTTGTGAATAGATCATCTTTTTTTCCTCTCCTTATATATAATATACACATTTTTTAAACGATATACATTATAACATTATATCATATCATTATTCAAGTTTATGACGCTAAATTGAATAATTCAATTTAAATTTTAGTCAATTAAAGATTTACCAGTCATTTCAGCTGGAACTTCAAGACCTGCTAAAGTAAGTAATGTTGGTGCTATATCGCATAATGCACCGTTTTTAACTTCTTTAACTTTATCAGATACTACGATAAATGGTACTGGGTTTGTAGTATGTGCTGTAAATGGTTCTTTTGTTTCTTCATCAACCATTTTTTCAGCATTACCATGGTCAGCTGTGATGCATACGCTACCGCCAACTTGTCTAATAGCATCTACAAAACGACCAACACAAGTATCAACAGTTTCAACAGCTTTAACAGCTGCTTCCATTACACCTGTATGACCAACCATATCACCATTAGCATAGTTTAAGATAATAAAATCATATTTTTTAGATAAAATAGCTTCAACAACTTTATCTGTAACTTCAATAGCACTCATTTCAGGCTGTAAATCGTAAGTAGCAACTTTTGGAGAAGGTACTAAGATACGGTCTTCACCTTCATATGGTTGTTCTACACCACCATTGAAGAAGAATGTTACATGAGCGTATTTTTCAGTTTCAGCAATGCGAAGTTGAGTATAGCCAAGTTTACTTACATATTCACCTAAAGTATTAGTTAAAGCTTCTGGTTTGTAAGCGATTTCTACATTCATACCTTTTTCATACTGAGTCATTGTAACGAATGGAACTTTTAAATCTTCATTGCGAGCAAATCCGTCAAAAGTTGTATCAGTAAAAGCATGAGTAAGCTCACGAGCACGGTCAGGACGGAAGTTATAGAAAATAGCTCCATCGCCATTTTTCATACCAGCATAATCACCAACTACAACTGGTACAACAAATTCATCAGTTGTATCTTCTTCATAAGAATTTTTAATTGCAGCAGCTGCTGTAGGCTGATTTACACCTTTAGCCATTGCAATTGCTTCATATGCTTTTTGTACACGGTCCCAACGTTTATCACGGTCCATAGCATAATAACGACCGGAAATAGTAGCAATTTTACCTACACCGATTTCTTTAAGTTTAGCTTCGAGCTGTTCTAAATATTCAGCAGCACTAGAAGGTGGAACGTCACGGCCATCAAGAAATGCATGAACGTAAACCTTTTCTATTCCTTCTTGTTTAGCTAATTGTAATAAAGCATAAAGATGAGTGTTATGACTATGAACACCACCATCAGATAATAGACCCATTAAATGAAGAGCACCATTATTTTTCTTTATTGCATTAATAACATCTAAAAATGCAGGATTTTTAAAGAATGAACCTTCACGAATAGCTTTTGTGATACGAGTCAATTCCTGATAAACAATACGACCAGCACCGATATTAGTATGACCAACTTCGGAGTTACCCATTTGACCATCTGGAAGACCAACAGCTTCACCAGAGCAAGCTAGTTGTGCATGAGGATATTTAGCAGTTAAACCATCAATAACAGGTGTGTTACCTACGCTTACAGCGTTTGTATCACTGCCAGCTACACCCATTCCCCAACCGTCCATGATAATCAGTGCAACAGGAGCATTAAGTTTAGACATTATTTCATTACCTCATTTAGTAAAATTATTAACGGCATAGCACTCAATCATAAAAATAATTGAGTGCTTCTCGTTACAGACGAGCTAACCCCACGTGCCACGCGGTTTCTTTTACTTTTTTTAGGGATAAAATCTTATTTAAAGTTAACAATAGCACTGAAATCAGCAGCTTTCAAAGAAGCACCGCCAACGAGTGCACCATCAACGTTAGGTTTTTTCATTAAACCATCAATTGTTGCAGGTTTTACGCTTCCGCCATATTGAATACGAACTGCATCAGCAGTTGTTTCATCGAACATAGCTTTTACAGTTTCACGAATGCAAGCGCAAACTTCTTCAGCTTGTTCAAATGTAGCAGTTTTACCTGTACCAATAGCCCAGATTGGTTCATAAGCGATAACAAGACCAGCAACTTGTTCAGCAGTTAAGCCAGCAAGAGCAGCTTTAATTTGACCACTAACGAAATCATTAGTTGTACCAGCTTCACGAGTTTCTAAAGTTTCACCGCAGCAGATAATTGGAGTAATACCAGCAGCAAGAGCAGCTTTAGCGCGTTTGTTTACATATTCATCAGTTTCACCAAACATTTCACGGCGTTCGGAATGACCGATTACAACATATTCAACACCGAGTTCAGTGAGCATTTCAGCGGAAATTTCACCAGTGAAAGCACCGCTTTTTTCCCAATGAACGTTCTGTGCACCAACATGGATATTAGTGCCTTTTACAGCTTCACAAACAGCGGAAAGAGCTGTGAAAGTAGGGCAAACAACGATATCAACTGCATTGTTATCTTTAACAAGTGGAGCTAAATCTTTAACGAGAGCAACACCTGCAGCTGCAGTATTATTCATTTTCCAGTTACCAGCAATAATAGGTTTACGCATTACAAAATCAACCTCTTCTTAAATTATTATATATAATTTTTTTATTATTTGTCAGCAATAGCTGCGATACCAGGCATTGGTTTACCTTCGAGGAATTCCAAAGTTGCACCGCCGCCAGTAGAAATATGAGAAATTTTATCAGAAAGACCAGTTTTCTTGAGAGCTGCGATAGAGTCACCGCCACCAACAATGCTAGTACCTTCTGATTCAGCAACAGCATGAGCGATTTCTTCTGTTCCTTTTGCGAATGCATCAAATTCAAATACACCCATAGGTCCGTTCCAAACAATTGTTTTTGCATTTTTAACTGCATCTTCGCATTCTTTGCTGAATTTGTTATCTAAAATCATCCAGTCAGCTGGAACTTCATCAACGGATACAGTTTTATGGTTTGCATCAGCTGCGAATTTATCAGCTACTACAACTTCAGCAGGAAGGAATACTTTTACGCCTTTTTCTTCAGCTTTAGCAAGTAATTCTTTAGCAAGTGGTAATTTTTCTTCTTCGAATAAAGAAGAACCAATGCCTTTGCCCTGAGCTGCGAGGAATGTATTAGCCATACCACCACCGATTACTACTGCATCAGCTTTTTCTAACAAGTTAGAAATAACGCCGATTTTATCGGAAACTTTAGCGCCACCGATGATAGCAACGAATGGACGTTGTGGATTAGATAATGCTGTACCGATGAACTGGATTTCTTTTTCAATTAAGAAACCAGCAACAACTTCAACATACTGAGCGATACCAGCATTGGAAGCATGAGCTCTGTGAGATACACCAAAAGCATCATCAACAGCAACATCAGCTAAAGATGCAAGTTGTTTTGCAAATTCTGGGTTATTTTTAGTTTCTTCGTTGTGATAACGGAGGTTTTCAAGTAATAATACTTCACCTGGTTTTAAATCAGCAGCAGCTTTTTCAGCAGCTTCACCAACGCAATCTTCTGCATATTTAACTTCTTTACCTAAAAGTTCAGAAAGTCTTTTTACGATAGGTTTAACAGACAATTCTGGAACTCTCTGTCCTTTTGGACGACCAACGTGGCAAGCAAGAATTAATGCAGCATTATGTTCTAACAGATAATTTAAAGTAGGTAATGTAGCACGAATACGTTTATCGTTAGTAATATTTTGGTTTTCATCCATAGGTACGTTAAAATCAACGCGAATAAATACTTTTTTACCGTTTACATCAATATCTCTGATAGATTTCTTATTCATTAATAAAACCCTCCGTAAATTCAAAATAGGACCGGCCTTTTTAAGACCGGTCCATAAAAGGCTGCACAAATCAAATTACTTAAGTTCAGCGAAGTATTTAATTGTACGAACCATCTGGCTAGTGTAGCTGTTTTCGTTATCATACCAAGAAACAACTTGAACTAAGGAGTTGCCATCTTCCATCTGGGAAACCATAGTCTGAGTTGCATCGAATAAAGAACCATATCTCATGCCAACGATATCGCTGGAAACGAGTTGTTCTTCAGTATAACCGAAGGATTCAGTCTGAGCAGCTTTCATAGCTTCGTTGATACCTTCAACAGTTACATGGCCTTTTACAACTGCTACTAAAATAGTAGTGGAACCTGTAGGGGTAGGAACACGCTGTGCAGAACCGATTAATTTACCGTTCAATTCAGGAATAACAAGACCGATAGCTTTTGCAGCACCAGTGGAGTTAGGAACGATGTTAACAGCTGCAGCACGGGAACGACGTAAGTCACCTTTACGCTGTGGGCCATCAAGAGTCATCTGGTCACCAGTGTAAGCATGAACTGTAGTCATGATACCGCTCTGGATAGGAGCAAATTTGTTAAGAGCGTTAGCCATTGGAGCTAAGCAGTTAGTTGTGCAAGAAGCAGCGGAAATAACTGTGTCGCTAGCTTTTAAAGTTTCATGGTTTACATTGTAAACAATTGTAGGAAGATCGTTACCAGCAGGAGCGGAGATAACAACTTTTTTAGCGCCAGCTTTGATATGAGCTTCTGCTTTAGCTTTGGAAGCGAAGAAACCAGTGCATTCCAAAACAACGTCCACATCAAGTTCGCCCCAAGGTAATTCTTCAGGATTTGGTTTAGCATAAATAGTGATTTCTTTACCGTTTACAGTAATAGAATTTTCACCAGCTACAACGCTGTCAGCATATTTATATCTGCCCTGAGTAGAATCGTATTTGAGAAGGTGTGCAAGCATTTTAGGACTTGTTAAGTCGTTGATTGCAACAACTTCATAACCTTCTGCATCGAACATTTGTCTGAAAGCGAGACGACCAATACGGCCGAAACCATTAATAGCAACTTTAACTGCCATTTTAAAAATACCCCCTAAAAAGTAAAAAAAGTTTTTCCAGCTAAACTGGAATAATATTTAACTAAAATTTGTACATATGCAAATTCTAGTTGATAACAATGAAAAAACTTACCTACTACATAAATTAAATATATCACGCAACATTTAACTAAATATATACATAATATATACATACAAGTTTTTCACTAAACTTATAATACAATAAATAACATCAAATTGTCAATCATTTCAACTATTTTTTTATGGTATATTTATAAAACATGTCCATAAAATAAATTTATTTAAGTCTTCTATTTTATTTACTCTATATTATTACATATTCTCCATTAAATAAAAAAAACCTGCTTTATATTATATTTTTTTTAATATAAAGCAGATTTTTTACTAATTTTTTACAAAAGGTAAATCAACTATGAATT
The window above is part of the Megamonas hypermegale genome. Proteins encoded here:
- a CDS encoding phosphoglycerate kinase → MNKKSIRDIDVNGKKVFIRVDFNVPMDENQNITNDKRIRATLPTLNYLLEHNAALILACHVGRPKGQRVPELSVKPIVKRLSELLGKEVKYAEDCVGEAAEKAAADLKPGEVLLLENLRYHNEETKNNPEFAKQLASLADVAVDDAFGVSHRAHASNAGIAQYVEVVAGFLIEKEIQFIGTALSNPQRPFVAIIGGAKVSDKIGVISNLLEKADAVVIGGGMANTFLAAQGKGIGSSLFEEEKLPLAKELLAKAEEKGVKVFLPAEVVVADKFAADANHKTVSVDEVPADWMILDNKFSKECEDAVKNAKTIVWNGPMGVFEFDAFAKGTEEIAHAVAESEGTSIVGGGDSIAALKKTGLSDKISHISTGGGATLEFLEGKPMPGIAAIADK
- the gap gene encoding type I glyceraldehyde-3-phosphate dehydrogenase; the encoded protein is MAVKVAINGFGRIGRLAFRQMFDAEGYEVVAINDLTSPKMLAHLLKYDSTQGRYKYADSVVAGENSITVNGKEITIYAKPNPEELPWGELDVDVVLECTGFFASKAKAEAHIKAGAKKVVISAPAGNDLPTIVYNVNHETLKASDTVISAASCTTNCLAPMANALNKFAPIQSGIMTTVHAYTGDQMTLDGPQRKGDLRRSRAAAVNIVPNSTGAAKAIGLVIPELNGKLIGSAQRVPTPTGSTTILVAVVKGHVTVEGINEAMKAAQTESFGYTEEQLVSSDIVGMRYGSLFDATQTMVSQMEDGNSLVQVVSWYDNENSYTSQMVRTIKYFAELK